One Lutra lutra chromosome 18, mLutLut1.2, whole genome shotgun sequence genomic window carries:
- the LOC125090632 gene encoding hemoglobin subunit zeta, with protein sequence MSLTKAERTVILSMWDKISTQAEAIGTQALERLFASYPQTKTYFPHFDLHPGSAHLRMHGAKVVAALGEAVKSIDNIGGALAKLSELHAYILRVDPVNFKLLSHCLLVTVASHFPADFTADAHTAWDKFLTIVSAVLTEKYR encoded by the exons ATGTCTCTGACCAAGGCCGAGAGGACCGTCATCCTGTCCATGTGGGACAAAATCTCCACCCAGGCCGAAGCCATTGGCACCCAGGCCCTGGAGAG GCTCTTTGCCAGCTACCCCCAGACCAAGACCTACTTCCCGCACTTCGACCTGCACCCGGGCTCCGCGCACCTGCGCATGCACGGCGCCAAGGTGGTGGCCGCCCTGGGCGAGGCGGTCAAGAGCATTGACAACATCGGGGGCGCCCTGGCCAAGCTGAGCGAGCTGCACGCCTACATTCTGCGTGTGGACCCGGTCAACTTCAAG CTCCTGTCGCACTGTCTGCTGGTCACCGTGGCCTCGCACTTCCCCGCCGACTTCACCGCCGACGCCCACACCGCCTGGGACAAGTTCCTGACCATCGTGTCGGCCGTCCTGACCGAGAAGTACCGCTGA
- the HBQ1 gene encoding hemoglobin subunit theta-1 codes for MALSAADKAAVRALWRKLGSNVGIYTTEALERTFVSFPATKTYFPHFDLSHGSAQVKAHGKKVADALTLAVAHLDDLPGALSALSDLHAHQLRVDPVNFKFLGHCLLVTLARHYPGDFGPAMHASLDKFLSHVSSALASSYR; via the exons ATGGCGCTGTCCGCCGCGGACAAGGCAGCGGTGCGCGCGCTCTGGAGGAAGCTGGGGAGCAACGTCGGGATCTACACAACCGAGGCCCTGGAGAG GACCTTCGTGTCCTTCCCCGCCACCAAGACCTACTTCCCCCACTTCGACCTGAGCCACGGCTCCGCCCAGGTCAAGGCCCACGGCAAGAAGGTGGCCGACGCGCTGACCCTCGCCGTGGCCCACCTGGACGACCTGCCGGGCGCGCTGTCCGCTCTGAGCGACCTGCACGCGCACCAGCTGCGTGTGGACCCCGTCAACTTCAAG TTCCTGGGCCACTGCCTGCTGGTCACCCTCGCCCGGCACTACCCCGGAGACTTCGGCCCCGCCATGCACGCCTCGCTGGACAAGTTTCTGAGCCACGTGAGCTCGGCGCTGGCCTCCAGCTACCGCTAG
- the LOC125090630 gene encoding hemoglobin subunit alpha, giving the protein MVLSPADKTNVKSTWDKIGGHAGEYGGEALERTFVSFPTTKTYFPHFDLSHGSAQVKAHGKKVADALTNAVAHMDDLPGALSALSDLHAYKLRVDPVNFKLLSHCLLVTLACHHPAEFTPAVHASLDKFFSAVSTVLTSKYR; this is encoded by the exons ATGGTGCTGTCTCCCGCCGACAAGACCAACGTCAAGTCCACCTGGGACAAGATTGGCGGCCACGCGGGCGAGTATGGCGGAGAAGCTCTGGAGAG GACCTTCGTGTCCTTCCCCACCACCAAGACCTACTTCCCCCACTTCGACCTGAGCCACGGCTCCGCCCAGGTCAAGGCCCACGGCAAGAAGGTGGCCGACGCGCTGACCAACGCCGTGGCCCACATGGACGACCTGCCGGGAGCCTTGTCCGCTCTGAGCGACCTGCACGCCTACAAGCTGCGTGTGGACCCCGTCAACTTCAAG CTCCTGAGCCACTGCCTGCTGGTGACCCTGGCCTGCCACCACCCCGCGGAATTCACCCCCGCCGTCCACGCCTCCCTGGACAAGTTCTTCAGCGCCGTGAGCACCGTGCTGACCTCCAAATACCGTTAA
- the HBM gene encoding hemoglobin subunit mu has translation MLSAQERAQVAQVWDLIAGHEASFGAELLLRLFTVYPSTKVYFKHLGFCPDETQLLTHGRRMLEAVGVAVRHMDNLRAALSPLADLHAQVLRVDPSNFPLLTQCFQVVLASHLQGEFTVEMQAAWDKFLTGVSVVLTEKYR, from the exons ATGCTCAGCGCCCAAGAGCGCGCCCAGGTCGCGCAGGTCTGGGACCTGATCGCCGGCCACGAGGCGTCCTTTGGGGCGGAGCTGCTGCTCAG GCTCTTCACGGTCTACCCCAGCACCAAGGTCTACTTCAAGCACCTGGGCTTCTGCCCGGACGAGACTCAGCTGCTGACCCACGGACGACGCATGCTCGAGGCGGTGGGCGTGGCCGTGCGACACATGGACAACCTGCGCGCGGCCCTGAGTCCGCTCGCCGACCTGCACGCGCAAGTGCTCCGCGTGGACCCCTCCAACTTCCCT CTGCTGACCCAGTGTTTCCAGGTGGTGCTGGCCTCCCACCTGCAGGGCGAGTTCACCGTAGAGATGCAGGCGGCGTGGGATAAATTCTTGACGGGCGTGTCGGTGGTGCTGACCGAGAAGTACCGCTGA